One region of Rhodophyticola sp. CCM32 genomic DNA includes:
- a CDS encoding permease, translating to MIWSRTDKVLLSSVAVLLAIFILDRPAFGPSVTDTASNLLHTLPFILFAVSAIGFLRATGSERLLEDAFQGREARMIILGALAGGLSPFCSCEVIPFIAALLAAGAPLSAVMAFWLASPLMDPAMFAVTAGTLGFDFALAKTLAAIGLGLMGGLTVMMLARTALFTDALKPQTPTGCGSCCGGAKLTLNWAFWTEAPAGPCLPRPPGRTLCFSGNGWRWPMCCKPC from the coding sequence ATGATATGGAGCCGGACCGACAAGGTCCTGCTCAGCTCTGTGGCAGTGCTTCTGGCGATTTTCATCCTCGACCGGCCCGCCTTTGGCCCAAGTGTCACCGACACGGCCAGCAACCTGCTGCACACCCTGCCCTTCATCCTGTTTGCCGTCTCTGCCATTGGGTTTTTACGGGCCACCGGGTCTGAACGCCTGCTGGAAGACGCGTTTCAGGGACGTGAGGCGCGGATGATCATTCTGGGGGCGCTGGCCGGTGGCCTGTCGCCGTTCTGTTCCTGCGAGGTGATCCCGTTTATCGCCGCCCTTCTGGCCGCAGGTGCGCCCTTGTCAGCGGTTATGGCCTTCTGGCTGGCCTCCCCCCTGATGGACCCGGCGATGTTCGCGGTCACCGCAGGCACGCTTGGCTTTGATTTCGCCCTGGCCAAGACGCTCGCCGCCATCGGGCTTGGCCTTATGGGCGGGCTGACCGTCATGATGCTGGCCCGCACCGCCCTGTTCACCGACGCGCTCAAACCGCAGACCCCCACCGGATGCGGCAGTTGCTGCGGCGGTGCCAAACTGACGCTGAACTGGGCCTTCTGGACCGAGGCCCCCGCCGGACCCTGTTTGCCGAGACCGCCTGGTCGAACCTTGTGTTT
- a CDS encoding ArsR/SmtB family transcription factor, with product MNRNPPPPPALTLAATAFAALGSEHRLAILRRLVRAGPDGVPMGELGLDVGIEGSVLTHHLKQLVSAGLVTQKRDGRRILCSVAFGQIEGLSDFLLSQCCADRGGHDKGTRHG from the coding sequence ATGAACCGGAATCCCCCTCCCCCTCCCGCTCTCACTCTGGCCGCAACCGCCTTTGCCGCGCTTGGATCAGAACACAGGCTGGCGATCCTGCGCCGTCTTGTCCGCGCGGGGCCCGACGGGGTGCCGATGGGGGAACTGGGCCTGGATGTGGGCATCGAAGGCTCAGTCCTGACCCATCATCTGAAACAACTGGTCAGTGCCGGGCTGGTCACACAAAAGCGCGATGGACGGCGCATCCTCTGTTCGGTGGCTTTCGGGCAGATCGAGGGGTTGTCTGACTTTCTGCTGTCGCAATGCTGCGCGGATCGCGGCGGGCATGACAAAGGCACCCGCCATGGCTGA
- a CDS encoding uracil-DNA glycosylase family protein — protein MSFEALRSELSSCTICADRFAATATGHAPRPVVWFAPDARLLIAGQAPGMKVHQSGKPFTDPSGDRLRDWMGVSEKVFYDRSRVAIVPMGFCFPGYNARGSDLPPPKICAQTWRRRVTDLLSGVRLTLLIGGYAQNWHLGGKAGVTETVAAWRDHGPGIIPLPHPSWRNTGWLKKNPWFSAELLPVLRARVAEVLK, from the coding sequence ATGTCTTTCGAAGCCCTGAGATCAGAACTGTCCTCCTGCACGATCTGTGCCGACCGTTTTGCGGCAACGGCGACAGGCCATGCACCCCGCCCGGTGGTTTGGTTCGCCCCCGACGCCCGGTTGCTGATCGCCGGGCAGGCGCCGGGGATGAAGGTTCACCAGTCCGGCAAACCGTTCACAGACCCTTCCGGCGACCGTTTGCGCGACTGGATGGGCGTGTCAGAAAAGGTCTTCTATGACCGGAGCCGGGTGGCGATTGTGCCCATGGGGTTCTGCTTTCCGGGCTATAACGCCAGGGGCAGCGACCTGCCGCCGCCGAAGATTTGTGCGCAGACCTGGCGGCGTCGGGTGACCGATCTGCTGTCCGGGGTTCGTCTGACCCTGTTGATCGGCGGTTATGCGCAAAACTGGCATCTGGGAGGCAAAGCCGGCGTGACCGAAACCGTGGCTGCCTGGCGCGACCATGGGCCCGGGATAATCCCCTTGCCGCACCCGTCCTGGCGCAATACCGGCTGGCTGAAGAAAAACCCGTGGTTCAGTGCCGAGCTGTTGCCGGTATTGCGGGCCCGGGTGGCGGAGGTGTTGAAATAG
- a CDS encoding 2-hydroxyacid dehydrogenase, whose product MPNILFAARPERWTQYERPLRNALVEAGLPGANLTTRADPAEVEYIIYAPNGPVSDFTPYTRLKAVLNLWAGVEDVVGNTTLTVPLARMVDYGLTEGMVDWVVAHTMRHHIGIDAHIHGQDGVWRAGIVPPLARDRRVAILGLGALGSASATALAGLNFQVSGWSRSPKQIDGIRTFHGPDGLQKILKSAEIVTLLLPDTPATEAVLNADTFAMMPKGAVILNPGRGALIDDTALLNALDTGRISHATLDTFRVEPLPETHPFWAHPKVTVTPHIASETRVESAAKVIIDNIRRGETGAPFLHLVDRDLGY is encoded by the coding sequence ATGCCCAATATCCTCTTTGCCGCGCGCCCTGAGCGCTGGACCCAATATGAACGCCCCCTGCGAAACGCCCTGGTCGAAGCCGGGCTGCCGGGCGCAAATCTGACCACCCGGGCCGATCCGGCAGAGGTGGAGTACATCATCTATGCCCCGAACGGCCCGGTCAGTGATTTCACCCCCTATACAAGGCTGAAAGCCGTCCTGAACCTCTGGGCCGGGGTCGAGGATGTGGTGGGCAACACAACCCTGACCGTGCCCTTGGCGCGGATGGTCGATTATGGCCTGACCGAAGGTATGGTTGACTGGGTCGTGGCCCATACCATGCGCCACCATATTGGGATCGACGCCCATATTCACGGCCAGGACGGGGTCTGGCGCGCCGGCATTGTACCACCCCTTGCCCGCGACCGCCGGGTGGCGATCCTCGGGCTGGGCGCGCTTGGATCGGCCTCCGCCACCGCGCTTGCCGGTCTGAACTTTCAGGTCAGCGGATGGTCCCGCAGCCCGAAACAGATTGACGGGATCCGCACATTTCACGGCCCGGACGGGTTACAAAAAATCCTGAAATCGGCAGAAATTGTAACCCTTCTTCTGCCCGACACCCCCGCGACCGAGGCCGTATTGAACGCCGACACCTTCGCCATGATGCCAAAAGGGGCGGTGATCCTGAACCCGGGGCGTGGTGCCCTGATCGACGATACCGCCCTGCTCAACGCGCTTGATACAGGCCGGATCAGCCATGCCACGCTTGATACATTCCGGGTGGAACCCCTGCCCGAAACTCACCCGTTCTGGGCCCATCCCAAGGTCACCGTCACCCCGCATATCGCCTCGGAAACCCGCGTTGAAAGCGCCGCCAAAGTGATCATCGACAATATCCGCCGGGGCGAAACCGGTGCCCCCTTCCTGCATCTTGTCGACCGTGATCTGGGCTATTGA
- the rodA gene encoding rod shape-determining protein RodA produces MSFLEYTVKSTPSGLRKLFYVNWALVLLVMAVTSIGFLMLYSVAGGSLTPWVEPQMQRFGLGLIVMFIVAMVPIWFWRNMSGVAYGVSILLLLYVEFFGSINMGAQRWIDLGFMRLQPSELTKITMVMLLAAYYDWLDSRKMSRPLFVLIPLVIIFIPVLLTLRQPDLGTALLLLMGGGAVMFLAGVHWAYFLAVIGTGLATVTAVFTSRGTPWQLLQDYQYRRIDTFLDPASDPLGAGYHITQSQIALGSGGFGGRGFMQGTQSRLNFLPEKHTDFIFTTLAEEFGFIGAASLLALYLLILLFCISTALQTKDRFAALATLGVAVTFFLYFAINMAMVMGLAPVVGVPLPLVSYGGSAMLVLMVGFGLVQSAHIHRPR; encoded by the coding sequence ATGAGCTTTCTGGAATACACGGTCAAATCCACCCCAAGCGGGTTGCGAAAACTGTTTTATGTGAACTGGGCGCTGGTGCTTTTGGTGATGGCGGTCACCAGCATCGGGTTTCTGATGCTGTATTCCGTCGCGGGCGGCTCCCTGACGCCCTGGGTCGAACCGCAGATGCAGCGGTTCGGCCTTGGTCTGATCGTCATGTTCATCGTCGCCATGGTGCCGATCTGGTTCTGGCGCAACATGTCTGGCGTTGCCTATGGGGTGTCGATCCTTCTGCTGCTTTATGTGGAGTTTTTCGGCTCCATCAATATGGGGGCGCAGCGCTGGATTGATCTGGGTTTCATGCGCCTGCAACCCTCGGAACTGACCAAAATCACCATGGTGATGCTGCTTGCCGCCTATTACGACTGGCTCGACAGTCGTAAAATGTCGCGACCGCTTTTCGTGCTGATCCCGCTTGTGATCATCTTCATCCCGGTGCTGCTGACCCTGCGCCAGCCCGATCTGGGCACCGCCCTGCTGTTGCTTATGGGCGGCGGCGCGGTGATGTTCCTGGCCGGTGTTCACTGGGCCTATTTCCTGGCCGTCATCGGCACCGGTCTGGCAACGGTCACCGCGGTTTTCACCTCACGCGGGACGCCATGGCAGCTTTTGCAGGATTATCAGTACCGCCGGATCGACACTTTCCTTGATCCCGCCTCGGACCCGCTTGGCGCGGGCTATCACATCACCCAGTCCCAGATCGCGCTTGGCTCCGGCGGGTTTGGCGGGCGCGGCTTCATGCAGGGCACCCAAAGCCGCCTGAATTTCCTGCCCGAAAAACATACGGATTTCATCTTTACCACCCTGGCCGAGGAATTCGGCTTTATCGGCGCCGCCTCGCTTCTGGCGCTCTATCTGCTGATCCTGCTGTTCTGCATCAGCACCGCCCTGCAAACCAAAGACCGCTTTGCCGCGCTGGCGACGCTTGGCGTCGCGGTGACCTTCTTTCTCTATTTCGCGATCAATATGGCGATGGTGATGGGGCTGGCCCCGGTGGTGGGCGTGCCCCTGCCGCTGGTCAGTTATGGCGGGTCGGCCATGCTGGTTCTGATGGTGGGGTTCGGTCTGGTGCAATCCGCTCATATCCACCGTCCCCGTTAA